A region of Subtercola boreus DNA encodes the following proteins:
- a CDS encoding ATP-dependent DNA helicase RecG — protein sequence MQAAEGSSGGRASRAAAALAAPIDPDIAKVPPSPGVPRGSATLDSKVAAILGGRTAGALQKAFGISTVADMLAHFPRRYARRGELTALDELPKGETVTIVAEVRSVSERSMKARRGSILEVSISDGHGILSLTFFNQSWRARELKPGVRGIFTGKVSDYRGALQLAHPDYELFDDLTLDAGSASAKKWAEMPIPIYPASGSMASWQVQKSVELVLDALGAVGDPVPVDVRSERGLVDFRTALELVHRPQKDADWKRARDALRYQEAFVLQMALLEQRQAAHALKAVPRVPKPGGYLERFDRALAFTLTGDQQLVGSEISADLARSEPMNRLVQGEVGSGKTLVALRAMLAVADSGGQAALLAPTEVLASQHLRSIVRTLGPDLAAELVPTLHTGQLPVAARRKALLRMVSGQAKIVIGTHALLSDNVQFYDLGLVVVDEQHRFGVEQRETLRAKGAQPPHVLVLTATPIPRTVAMTVFGDLDISTISELPAGRQGISSFVVPLAEKPGWVPRIWERTAEELALGRQAFVVCPAIDQAVVENADDLVGDDADGADGGGAEAKRPLAAVSAVLVDLRANPLLAKAHIEALHGRMTGEEKDRIMQSFAAGEIDVLVATTVIEVGVDVPNASTMVVLDAERFGVSQLHQLRGRVGRGGVPGLCLLVTNAPLETLGRERVDAVASTLDGFELAQIDLELRREGNVLGSNQSGGRSSLRLLRVVSDGDLIGEARQAAAEVLEADAGLAGHPELRAALARRLDENDRAFLAKS from the coding sequence ATGCAAGCGGCGGAAGGCTCATCCGGCGGCAGGGCGAGCCGTGCCGCAGCGGCCCTCGCCGCGCCCATCGACCCCGACATCGCGAAGGTTCCGCCGTCTCCCGGCGTTCCGCGCGGCAGCGCGACGCTCGATTCGAAGGTCGCCGCGATCCTCGGCGGCCGCACGGCGGGTGCGCTGCAGAAGGCGTTCGGCATCAGCACGGTGGCCGACATGCTGGCCCACTTTCCGCGCCGGTACGCCAGGCGCGGCGAGCTGACCGCGCTCGACGAACTCCCGAAGGGCGAGACCGTCACGATCGTCGCCGAAGTGCGTTCGGTGTCGGAGCGCAGCATGAAGGCCCGCCGCGGCTCGATCCTCGAGGTCTCGATCTCCGACGGCCACGGCATCCTCTCCCTCACCTTCTTCAACCAGTCCTGGCGGGCACGGGAGCTGAAGCCCGGGGTGCGCGGAATCTTCACCGGCAAGGTCTCCGACTACCGGGGCGCACTGCAGCTCGCGCATCCCGACTACGAGCTCTTCGACGACCTCACCCTCGACGCCGGCTCGGCTTCCGCGAAGAAGTGGGCCGAGATGCCCATCCCCATCTATCCGGCGAGTGGTTCGATGGCGAGCTGGCAGGTGCAGAAGTCCGTCGAACTGGTTCTGGATGCCCTGGGCGCTGTGGGCGATCCGGTGCCCGTCGACGTGCGGAGCGAACGCGGGCTCGTCGACTTCCGTACCGCGCTCGAACTCGTGCACCGTCCGCAGAAAGACGCCGACTGGAAGCGGGCGCGGGATGCCCTGCGGTACCAGGAGGCGTTCGTGCTCCAGATGGCGCTGCTCGAACAGCGGCAGGCCGCGCATGCCCTGAAGGCCGTGCCGCGGGTGCCGAAACCGGGCGGCTACCTCGAACGTTTCGACCGCGCCCTCGCCTTCACGCTCACCGGCGACCAGCAGCTCGTCGGCAGCGAGATCAGCGCCGACCTCGCCCGGAGCGAGCCGATGAACCGGCTCGTGCAGGGGGAGGTGGGTTCGGGCAAGACCCTGGTGGCGCTCCGGGCGATGCTGGCCGTCGCCGACTCGGGCGGGCAGGCAGCGCTTCTGGCCCCGACCGAGGTGCTCGCCTCGCAGCACCTCCGGTCCATCGTGCGCACGCTCGGCCCCGACCTCGCCGCCGAGCTGGTGCCGACCCTCCACACCGGGCAGCTCCCCGTCGCCGCCCGGCGGAAGGCCCTCCTCCGGATGGTGTCGGGGCAGGCGAAGATCGTGATCGGCACCCATGCCCTGCTGAGCGACAACGTGCAGTTCTACGACCTCGGCCTGGTCGTCGTCGACGAGCAGCACCGGTTCGGGGTCGAGCAGCGTGAGACGCTCCGCGCGAAGGGCGCCCAGCCGCCGCACGTGCTGGTGCTCACTGCCACGCCGATCCCGCGCACCGTCGCGATGACGGTGTTCGGCGACCTCGACATCTCGACGATCAGCGAACTTCCGGCCGGGCGGCAGGGCATTTCGAGTTTCGTGGTGCCGCTCGCCGAGAAACCCGGCTGGGTGCCGCGCATCTGGGAGCGTACAGCGGAGGAGCTGGCGCTCGGGCGGCAGGCCTTCGTGGTCTGCCCGGCGATCGATCAGGCCGTCGTGGAGAACGCCGACGACCTCGTCGGCGACGACGCTGACGGGGCTGACGGGGGCGGGGCAGAAGCCAAGCGCCCGCTCGCCGCCGTGTCGGCCGTCCTGGTCGACCTCCGCGCCAACCCCCTCCTCGCGAAGGCGCACATCGAAGCCCTGCACGGCCGCATGACGGGCGAGGAGAAAGACCGGATCATGCAGTCCTTCGCCGCGGGCGAGATCGATGTGCTCGTGGCCACCACCGTCATCGAGGTCGGTGTCGACGTGCCGAACGCCTCCACCATGGTCGTTCTGGATGCCGAACGGTTCGGCGTCTCCCAACTGCACCAGCTCCGGGGGCGCGTCGGGCGTGGCGGTGTGCCCGGCCTCTGCCTGCTCGTGACGAACGCTCCGCTCGAAACGCTCGGCCGCGAGCGGGTGGATGCCGTCGCCTCCACCCTCGACGGCTTCGAGCTCGCCCAGATCGACCTCGAGCTCCGCCGCGAGGGCAACGTGCTCGGCAGCAACCAGTCGGGCGGCCGGTCCTCCCTCCGGTTGCTGAGGGTCGTCAGCGACGGTGACCTCATCGGCGAGGCGCGGCAGGCGGCCGCTGAAGTGCTCGAAGCCGATGCCGGGCTCGCCGGTCATCCGGAGCTGAGAGCTGCCCTCGCACGCCGACTCGACGAGAACGACCGTGCGTTCCTGGCCAAGAGCTGA